Proteins from a single region of Phalacrocorax carbo chromosome 25, bPhaCar2.1, whole genome shotgun sequence:
- the LOC135317264 gene encoding feather keratin 1-like, with translation MSCYNPCLPCSPCGPTPLANSCNEPCVRQCQDSTVVIQPSPVVVTLPGPILSSFPQSTAVGSSTSAAVGSILSSQGVPISSGGFGLSGFGSRYCGRTCLPC, from the coding sequence ATGTCCTGCTACAACCCGTGCCTGCCCTGCTCGCCCTGCGGCCCGACCCCgctggccaacagctgcaatgagccctgtgtcaggcagtgccaggactccaccgtcgtcatccagccctcccccgtggtggtgaccctgcccggccccatcctcagctccttcccacagagcaccGCCGTGGGATCCTCCACCTCCGCTGCcgttggcagcatcctcagctctcagggagtgcccatctcctccgggGGCTTTGGCCTCTCCGGCTTTGGCAGCCGCTACTGTGGGAGAACGTGCCTCCCCTGCTAA
- the LOC135317383 gene encoding feather keratin 1-like → MSCYNPCLPCSPCGPTPLANSCNEPCVRQCQDSTVVIQPSPVVVTLPGPILSSFPQSTAVGSSTSAAVGSILSSQGVPISSGGFGLSGLGSGYCGRSCLPC, encoded by the coding sequence ATGTCCTGCTACAACCCGTGCCTGCCCTGCTCGCCCTGCGGCCCGACCCCgctggccaacagctgcaatgagccctgtgtcaggcagtgccaggactccaccgtcgtcatccagccctcccccgtggtggtgaccctgcccggccccatcctcagctccttcccacagagcaccGCCGTGGGATCCTCCACCTCCGCTGCcgttggcagcatcctcagctctcagggagtgcccatctcctccgggGGCTTTGGCCTCTCCGGCTTGGGCAGCGGCTACTGCGGCAGGAGCTGCCTCCCCTGCTAA
- the LOC135317287 gene encoding feather beta keratin-like has translation MSCYNPCLPCSPCGPTPLANSCNEPCVRQCQDSTVIIEPSPVVVTLPGPILSSFPQSTAVGSSTSAAVGSILSSQGVPISSGGFGLSGLGSRYCGRTCLPC, from the coding sequence ATGTCCTGCTACAACCCGTGCCTGCCCTGCTCGCCCTGCGGCCCGACCCCgctggccaacagctgcaacgagccctgtgtcaggcagtgccaggactcCACCGTCATCATCGAGCCGTCccccgtggtggtgaccctgcccggccccatcctcagctccttcccacagagcaccGCCGTGGGATCCTCCACCTCCGCTGCcgttggcagcatcctcagctctcagggagtgcccatctcctccgggGGCTTTGGCCTCTCCGGCTTGGGCAGCCGCTACTGTGGGAGAACGTGCCTCCCCTGCTAA
- the LOC104049695 gene encoding gametocyte-specific factor 1 — protein MTSSYPEVAKELATCPFNARHLVPQADLSDHITKCNDKVFIEEDIVIQSSGFQREQMNAVSTWQAPPCDEDWETELSEQSDSPFVWGVTSSGINSSSTTFEQKNCLPSRVRAPESFPYAVSWKG, from the exons ATGACTTCG AGCTACCCTGAAGTTGCAAAGGAATTGGCCACGTGCCCCTTCAACGCTCGCCATCTAGTTCCTCAAGCTGACCTTAGTGATCACATAACGAAGTGCAATGACAAAGTGTTCATTGAGGAAGATATAG TGATTCAGTCCTCTGGCTTCCAGAGAGAGCAGATGAATGCTGTGAGCACGTGGCAGGCACCTCCATGTGATGAAGACTGGGAAACAG AGTTGTCGGAGCAGTCAGATTCTCCTTTTGTTTGGGGTGTAACCAGTTCTGGCATTAACAG TTCCAGTACAACCTTTGAACAGAAGAATTGTTTGCCTTCAAGAGTACGTGCCCCTGAGTCCTTCCCATATGCCGTGTCATGGAAAGGCT
- the LOC135317254 gene encoding feather keratin 1-like, giving the protein MSCYNPCLPCSPCGPTPLANSCNEPCVRQCQDSTVVIQPSPVVVTLPGPILSSFPQSTAVGSSTSAAVGSILSSQGVPISSGGFGLSGFGSRYCGRTCLPC; this is encoded by the coding sequence ATGTCCTGCTACAACCCGTGCCTGCCCTGCTCGCCCTGCGGCCCGACCCCgctggccaacagctgcaatgagccctgtgtcaggcagtgccaggactccaccgtcgtcatccagccctcccccgtggtggtgaccctgcccggccccatcctcagctccttcccacagagcaccGCCGTGGGATCCTCCACCTCCGCTGCcgttggcagcatcctcagctctcagggagtgcccatctcctccgggGGCTTTGGCCTCTCCGGCTTTGGCAGCCGCTACTGTGGGAGAACGTGCCTCCCctgctaa